In Harmonia axyridis chromosome X, icHarAxyr1.1, whole genome shotgun sequence, a single window of DNA contains:
- the LOC123685603 gene encoding latrophilin Cirl isoform X3: protein MAWHGKVRPGLLLLLISFVVISEAMTKGSYRYETAYACEGKILKIECKDGELIKLIRANYGRFSIAICNDHGHTDWSVNCMSPKSLRVLHGRCTQNQNCSIPASTSMFGDPCPGTHKYLEAHYQCLPATTTTTTNRPSPPWLITSQPPMWSTIKPTSRPAIIPIIPKSSKIPPLRTTTTSSTVTKTTVAVPKPLPPQLLPDDDIFSKIDIVNSLPEEITTISYTTYIPKRFSPDSTVPYIPSPSVPFWNDKSEYLDYCKPITMRTIFWNWTRISDLNVQPCPGGTTGYAKWRCIKTETGATWYPDTPDLSACKSVWLTSLEQRIQNANGKDPLLAITNDLAQVTSSKTLYGGDMMITTKIIKTLTRKMSQDIQTFADHTQRETFVTEMLNHVVKTSSNLLDASQHPSWTDLSYEEQMRVATSLLIGLEENAFLLADTVVAHKTFDQVVKNIRLSVRVLEIKQITSERYPAEYEWSSHDDTIILPQGALLDNSEGELVRLVFVSFTRLEEILHWRPDSLDNKNISRVLNSKVVCASLGKGRHIQLKEPVSLTLKHLQTENVTNPSCVFWDYSMNIWSNEGCKVEFSNTTHTVCQCNHLTNFAVLMDVQAILLPIPHQIALQIITYVGCIISIICLVLAVITFQIFRGLKSDRTTIHCNLCFCLLIAEVLFLLGIEQTENKLACSIIAGALQFFFLSAFAWMFFEGFQLYVMLVEVFEAEKSRLRWYYLFAYGIPFIIVLTSALIYPQGYGTDNFCWLKTENYFIYSFVGPVIVVLCLNVIFLTLAIVKMCIHANNSVSIKNKEHSRLASTSGKEENALSTKFQANLVWLKGAIILVFLLGLTWTFGFLYVNKESVAVAYVFATLNSLQGFFIFLFHCVQNEKVRKEYRKFIRRHSWLPKCLRCSKSGAGASSSSGSSGLAKERRTSLYAGSNGNPSGSHSHSTDSPHGASLQRGWNSRSCSNVNRVAKTPVPTSTSGTMAATLCRPPPSIPSPPLEAPNTSTLPYIRNFYNNSSPVISNLTKSASTWGPLHKPLHWKNISFKSYSRDSGHGGSEQEDSPRSQGVLNDTRLNNAKDVHRQAFLSAEGQQMSSNMSTTSSYADYAHRLETLQHPKHISLAQTLQVHGQRRKNGNFCKPINWNHHTYTEIYDGRMPRCLAPEDDPVYEEIERNEIQVSDMSDEDGKRQSDMSRQSSRSYGDHRPLIPCSPGIDRNIIEATPKHKELNRYTPEMESYRMRPPNYYRGDTARSLAAVLDGETVVCHLEPPDMYPRTVGLPPYSES from the exons CTACTACAACCACAACAACAAACAGGCCTAGTCCTCCTTGGCTGATAACATCGCAGCCTCCTATGTGGAGCACAATTAAACCAACATCAAGGCCGGCCATAATACCGATCATTCCGAAATCATCGAAAATACCTCCATTGAGAACGACTACCACTTCCAGTACGGTCACGAAGACAACAGTAGCTGTTCCTAAACCATTGCCGCCTCAACTTCTTCCAGACGATGATATCTTCAGCAAAATCGACATCGTCAATTCATTGCCAGAAGAAATAACAACCATCTCTTACACCACATACATCCCGAAAAGATTTAGTC CTGACTCAACGGTACCGTATATTCCTTCACCTAGCGTACCATTCTGGAACGATAAGTCTGAGTACTTAGATTATTGCAAACCAATAACCATGCGCACCATATTTTGGAATTGGACCAGAATAAGCGATCTGAACGTCCAACCATGTCCAGGAGGAACAACCGGCTATGCCAAATGGCGCTGTATCAAAACAGAAACTGGAGCAACTTGGTACCCTGACACTCCAGATCTGAGCGCATGTAAGTCCGTATGGTTGACCAGTTTGGAACAGAGGATTCAAAATGCAAACGGCAAAGACCCTCTTCTTGCCATAACTAACGATTTAGCACAAGTTACCAGTAGTAAGACTTTGTACGGTGGGGATATGATGATAACAACGAAGATTATCAAAACTTTGACGCGCAAGATGTCTCAGGATATTCAGACATTCGCTGATCATACACAACGTGAAACTTTCGTCACTGAAATGTTGAATCATGTTGTTAAAACTAGCAGCAATCTTTTGGACGCCTCCCAGCATCCATCATGGACTGATCTCAGCTACGAAGAGCAAATGCGCGTAGCTACATCTTTGCTAATAGGCTTGGAAGAGAATGCGTTCCTCTTAGCTGATACTGTTGTTGCGCATAAAACTTTCGATCAAGTTGTAAAAAATATAA GATTGTCGGTTAGGGTATTGGAGATAAAACAAATAACTTCAGAAAGGTATCCTGCAGAATACGAATGGAGTTCACATGATGATACTATTATACTCCCTCAAGGCGCTCTCTTAGACAATAGTGAGGGCGAATTAGTTAGACTTGTATTTGTTTCCTTCACTCGTTTAGAAGAGATTCTACATTGGCGTCCGGATAGTCTGGACAACAAGAACATCAGCAGAGTTTTAAACAGCAAGGTTGTTTGTGCTAGTTTGGGAAAAGGCAGACACATCCAATTGAAAGAACCTGTTTCCTTGACGCTTAAGCATCTTCAAACAGAGAATGTAACCAATCCATCATGTGTTTTCTGGGATTATTCCATGAACATTTGGTCCAATGAAGGATGTAAAGTGGAATTCTCAAATACAACCCACACAGTGTGTCAGTGTAATCATCTCACAAACTTTGCTGTTCTTATGGATGTTCAAGCTATACTGTTACCCATCCCACATCAAATAGCATTACAGATTATAACGTATGTTGGGTGTATTATATCCATTATCTGTTTAGTGTTAGCTGTTATAACTTTCCAAATCTTCAGAGGATTGAAG AGTGATCGGACTACAATCCATTGTAACTTATGTTTCTGCCTATTGATAGCGGAAGTATTGTTTTTACTTGGAATAGAACAGACTGAAAATAAATTAGCCTGTAGTATTATAGCTGGTGCATTACAATTCTTCTTCTTGAGCGCATTCGCATGGATGTTCTTTGAAG GATTCCAATTATATGTAATGTTGGTAGAAGTATTTGAAGCTGAGAAATCAAGACTTAGATGGTATTATCTATTCGCCTATGGAATACCTTTTATAATAGTATTGACTTCTGCATTGATCTATCCGCAAGGATATGGAACTGATAATTTCTGCTGGTTAAAAACCGAGAATTACTTTATATATAGTTTCGTAGGACCTGTAATTGTTGTTCTTTGT TTGAATGTTATTTTCCTGACATTAGCAATAGTGAAGATGTGTATCCATGCAAACAACTCggtttccataaaaaataaggAACATTCTAGACTTGCCAGTACAAG TGGAAAGGAAGAAAATGCACTGTCAACCAAATTTCAAGCTAACTT gGTATGGCTCAAAGGTGCCATCATACTAGTATTTCTACTAGGCTTAACATGGACTTTTGGATTTTTGTACGTCAATAAGGAATCTGTCGCCGTCGCTTACGTCTTTGCAACTTTGAATTCGTTGCAAGGATTCTTCATTTTCCTATTTCACTGCGTTCAAAATGAGAAG GTCCGCAAAGAGTATAGAAAATTTATAAGAAGACATTCGTGGCTGCCAAAATGTTTGCGTTGCTCAAAATCGGGTGCTGGTGCAAGTAGTAGTAGTGGTAGTTCTGGTTTGGCAAAGGAGAGGAGGACAAGTCTATATGCTGGATCGAATGGAAATCCATCTGGTTCCCACAGCCACTCAACGGACTCTCCTCATGGAGCTAGT TTACAACGGGGTTGGAATTCGCGCAGCTGCAGCAACGTCAATCGTGTAGCAAAAACCCCTGTGCCCACTTCTACTTCGGGCACCATGGCTGCTACACTGTGTCGTCCCCCACCCTCGATCCCATCCCCTCCTTTGGAAGCTCCAAACACCTCCACACTCCCTTACATTCGAAATTTCTATAACAATTCCTCGCCTGTAATAAGCAACTTGACTAAATCGGCTTCTACCTGGGGGCCACTCCACAAACCTTTACACTGGAAG AACATTTCTTTTAAATCGTACAGCCGGGATTCGGGACATGGTGGATCAGAACAAGAAGATTCTCCAAGGTCTCAAGGTGTACTAAATGATACTCGACTTAACAATGCCAAAGATGTCCATCGTCAAGCATTCTTATCCGCCGAAGGTCAACAAATGAGCAGCAATATGAGCACAACATCCAGCTATGCAGACTACGCTCATCGACTTGAAACTTTGCAGCATCCCAAACACATTTCTCTGGCACAGACTTTGCAGGTCCACGGACAAAGAAGAAAGAACGGCAATTTCTGCAAGCCGATCAATTGGAATCACCACACTTACACAGAAATTTACGATGGTCGAATGCCTAGATGTTTGGCACCAGAAGATGATCCGGTCTATGAAGAGATAGAAAGGAATGAAATCCAAGTATCTGATATGAGTGACGAAGATGGTAAACGTCAAAGTGATATGAGTAGACAATCGTCAAGATCATATGGTGATCATCGACCTCTTATACCATGTAGTCCTGGAATTGACAGAAATATCATTGAGGCCACTCCGAAACATAAAGAGCTCAATCGCTACACTCCTGAAATGGAGTCATACCGGATGAGACCACCAAATTATTACCGAGGAGATACCGCTAGATCTTTGGCTGCTGTGCTTGATGGAGAAACTGTAGTGTGCCATTTAGAACCACCTGACATGTACCCTAGGACTGTGGGCTTACCCCCTTATAGTGAGAGTTAA